The Bemisia tabaci chromosome 5, PGI_BMITA_v3 genome includes a window with the following:
- the SmD1 gene encoding probable small nuclear ribonucleoprotein Sm D1, with product MKLVRFLMKLSHESVCMELKNGTQVRGTIAGVDVAMNTHLKGVKMTIKNRPEVRLDTITIRGNNIRYFILPDALPLETLLIDDTPRGKGKKREGRGPGAARGRGRGRGTRGARGGRGRGRGRR from the exons ATGAAGTTAGTCAG GTTTTTAATGAAACTAAGTCATGAATCTGTCTGCATGGAGTTGAAAAATGGTACTCAAGTGCGAGGGACTATAGCAG GTGTGGATGTTGCCATGAATACTCACTTAAAAGGTGTGAAAATGACTATCAAAAACAGACCAGAAGTTAGATTAGACACAATTACGATAAGAGGAAATAACATTAGGTATTTCATTCTGCCCGATGCTCTACCTCTGGAGACACTTCTTATTGATGACACACCTCGTGGTAAAGGGAAGAAGAGAGAAGGTCGAGGTCCTG gagctgctCGAGGACGAGGCAGAGGTCGTGGAACTCGAGGAGCAAGAGGTGGTCGTGGCAGAGGAAGAGGTCGACGATAA